The following are encoded together in the Variovorax sp. PBS-H4 genome:
- a CDS encoding amino acid ABC transporter permease — protein MNYQFQFDAVFAAWPLLLKGTWITIQLSLVATLLGLVVAVFCAWGKTSGPGWLRFIINAYIEVIRNTPFLVQLFFFFFALPAIGLRWSPYTAALTAMVVNLGAYATEIIRAGIESIPKGQIEAGRALNLKPWEIFRFVIIKPALKAIYPALTSQFILLMLSSAVVSVISADDLTSVAANLQSQTFRSFEIYIVVAGIYLALALLFSALFKLIYRRTLNYPDRR, from the coding sequence GTGAACTACCAATTCCAGTTCGACGCCGTCTTCGCCGCCTGGCCGCTGCTGCTGAAGGGCACCTGGATCACGATCCAGCTCTCGCTCGTGGCCACGCTGCTGGGCCTGGTGGTGGCGGTCTTCTGCGCCTGGGGCAAGACCTCCGGGCCGGGCTGGCTGCGCTTCATCATCAACGCCTACATCGAGGTGATCCGCAACACGCCTTTCCTGGTGCAGCTGTTCTTCTTTTTCTTCGCGCTGCCGGCCATCGGGCTGCGCTGGTCGCCGTACACGGCCGCGCTCACCGCGATGGTGGTGAACCTCGGCGCCTACGCGACCGAGATCATCCGCGCCGGCATCGAGTCCATTCCCAAGGGGCAGATCGAAGCCGGCCGGGCGCTCAACCTGAAGCCGTGGGAGATCTTCCGCTTCGTGATCATCAAGCCCGCGCTGAAGGCCATCTACCCGGCGCTCACCAGCCAGTTCATCCTGCTGATGCTGAGTTCAGCGGTCGTGTCGGTGATCTCGGCCGACGACCTCACCTCGGTCGCGGCCAACCTGCAGTCGCAGACCTTCCGCAGCTTCGAGATCTACATCGTGGTCGCCGGCATCTACCTGGCGCTCGCGCTGCTGTTCTCGGCGCTGTTCAAGCTGATCTACCGGCGCACGCTCAACTACCCGGACCGGCGCTGA
- a CDS encoding amino acid ABC transporter permease, with product MRTFGFPDFLFILEAAKWTLALSLIAFIGGAILGLVIALARTSESRAARVLSTGFIQVFQGTPLLLQLFLIFFGAPVLGFDINPWIAAGVALVLNSAAFLGEIWRGCIEAIPRGQTEAAHALNLGYASRMRDVVLPQAFKIALAPTVGYVVQIIKGTSLAAIIGFTEVTRAGQIINNATFQPLYVFTTVAAIYFVICWPLSLMAAHMERKRARALAR from the coding sequence ATGCGTACTTTCGGCTTTCCTGATTTCCTCTTCATCCTCGAGGCCGCCAAGTGGACCTTGGCGCTGTCGCTGATCGCCTTCATCGGCGGTGCGATCCTGGGGCTGGTCATCGCGCTGGCGCGCACGTCCGAAAGCAGGGCGGCGCGCGTGCTCTCCACCGGCTTCATCCAGGTCTTCCAGGGCACACCGCTGTTGCTGCAACTGTTCCTGATCTTCTTCGGCGCGCCGGTGCTCGGCTTCGACATCAACCCGTGGATCGCCGCCGGCGTGGCGCTGGTGCTCAACAGCGCGGCCTTTCTCGGCGAGATCTGGCGCGGCTGCATCGAGGCCATTCCGCGCGGCCAGACCGAGGCCGCCCATGCGCTCAACCTCGGCTATGCGAGCCGCATGCGCGACGTGGTGCTGCCGCAGGCCTTCAAGATCGCGCTGGCGCCGACGGTGGGCTACGTGGTGCAGATCATCAAGGGGACCTCGCTCGCCGCGATCATCGGCTTCACCGAGGTCACGCGCGCCGGGCAGATCATCAACAACGCGACCTTCCAGCCGCTGTACGTGTTCACCACGGTGGCGGCCATCTACTTCGTCATCTGCTGGCCGCTGTCTTTGATGGCGGCGCACATGGAGCGCAAGCGTGCCCGGGCACTGGCGCGCTGA
- a CDS encoding RNA polymerase sigma factor, translating into MHTLERIQDANDPAAPTDNELAARAAQGDALAFQLIMRRHNRLLFRTGRSILKNDDDAQDALQDAYLRAWRALGSFRAEARLSTWLVRIVANEALGRLRRRGGAQVIPFDTAVEPVDTPEGMWMQADPDEQPERSAMRGETRKLIEAGIDALPEVFRTVFVLRAVEDLSIEEVAAALGIPEATVRSRFFRARGLLREALSREIDVAIGDAFSFAGARCDEIVARVMAVITGPPPGPPA; encoded by the coding sequence ATGCACACGCTCGAACGCATCCAGGACGCCAACGACCCCGCGGCGCCGACCGACAACGAGCTCGCCGCGCGAGCCGCGCAAGGCGACGCCCTCGCCTTCCAGCTCATCATGCGGCGGCACAACCGGCTGCTCTTTCGCACCGGCCGCAGCATCCTGAAGAACGACGACGACGCACAGGACGCCTTGCAGGACGCTTATCTGCGTGCGTGGCGCGCGCTGGGCTCCTTTCGTGCGGAGGCCAGGCTCTCGACCTGGCTGGTGCGCATCGTGGCCAACGAGGCCCTGGGACGCTTGCGGCGGCGGGGCGGCGCCCAGGTCATCCCCTTCGACACGGCGGTCGAGCCAGTCGATACCCCGGAGGGCATGTGGATGCAGGCAGACCCCGATGAACAACCGGAACGCAGCGCGATGCGAGGCGAGACGCGCAAGCTGATCGAGGCGGGCATCGACGCGCTGCCCGAGGTGTTTCGTACCGTCTTCGTGCTGCGCGCGGTCGAGGACCTGAGCATCGAGGAAGTGGCCGCGGCACTCGGCATTCCCGAGGCCACGGTTCGCTCCCGCTTCTTCCGCGCGCGGGGCCTGCTGCGCGAAGCCCTGTCGCGCGAAATCGATGTCGCCATCGGCGACGCCTTCTCTTTTGCCGGCGCACGCTGCGACGAGATCGTCGCGCGCGTGATGGCCGTCATCACCGGACCGCCGCCGGGTCCGCCCGCCTGA
- a CDS encoding lytic transglycosylase domain-containing protein has product MNFRHVPGRWWRLPLLLLALYSWQPLVHASDIFGYVDDKGVAHFASEKIDERYQLFFRGGQAFDTAQGIGSLARGRAGGIDGKVPRASQSLLALFEASPNYKPAQKALREAAQRHDIDYELLQALVATESGFDARAVSPKGALGLMQLMPATAQRYGVGADKRGSIEKKLFDPHVNIAAGARYLRDLIAMFPGDIELALAAYNAGEGAVQRAGNKIPNYRETQNYVKTVLQLYAYLKPSTASGRGNAPARVRMELAAPRGGAAGRGNMPSPSSAMPALPELAEAPQAGDMDASGAPLKLSDRISKQR; this is encoded by the coding sequence ATGAACTTCCGACATGTTCCGGGCCGCTGGTGGCGGCTCCCGCTCCTGCTGCTGGCACTGTATTCATGGCAGCCGCTCGTGCACGCATCCGACATCTTCGGTTATGTCGACGACAAGGGCGTGGCCCACTTCGCCTCCGAGAAGATCGACGAGCGCTACCAGCTCTTCTTTCGAGGCGGCCAGGCTTTCGATACCGCCCAGGGCATCGGCTCGCTCGCGCGGGGCCGCGCGGGCGGCATCGATGGCAAGGTGCCGCGCGCGTCGCAATCGCTGCTCGCGTTGTTCGAGGCCTCGCCCAACTACAAGCCTGCCCAGAAGGCGCTGCGCGAAGCGGCACAGCGCCATGACATCGACTACGAGCTGCTCCAGGCGCTCGTCGCCACCGAGTCCGGCTTCGATGCGCGTGCGGTCTCGCCGAAGGGCGCGCTCGGCCTGATGCAGTTGATGCCGGCGACCGCGCAGCGCTATGGCGTCGGGGCCGACAAGCGCGGCTCGATCGAGAAGAAGCTCTTCGATCCGCACGTCAACATTGCCGCCGGTGCCCGCTACCTGCGCGACCTGATCGCAATGTTCCCCGGCGACATCGAGCTCGCGCTCGCCGCCTACAACGCAGGCGAGGGCGCGGTGCAGCGCGCGGGCAACAAGATCCCCAACTACCGGGAGACACAGAACTACGTGAAGACGGTGCTGCAGCTCTATGCCTACCTGAAGCCCTCGACGGCGTCAGGCAGAGGCAACGCGCCGGCCCGCGTGCGCATGGAGCTGGCGGCGCCGCGCGGCGGCGCAGCGGGGCGCGGGAACATGCCCTCGCCATCGAGCGCAATGCCTGCGTTGCCGGAACTGGCCGAGGCACCGCAGGCGGGCGACATGGATGCGAGCGGCGCGCCGCTGAAGCTGTCGGATCGGATCTCGAAGCAACGATGA
- a CDS encoding ferritin-like domain-containing protein, whose protein sequence is MSFLRMPTPVAARRYFLGRSGLLLSGAAVALLAGNDALAAQAGGDAASDAQILNTALGSELEAIAAYQVGAESKLLDKPVLDLALTFQGHHRAHAALLAATVEKLGGKAVSAKAKYDFPTSQLKSQADVLRFAAKLEQGAVSAYLGAVPMFDDRALAKAAASILGDEAMHWAVLRNALGEAPVPGAFMA, encoded by the coding sequence ATGTCCTTCCTTCGGATGCCCACGCCCGTCGCCGCGCGACGCTACTTCCTCGGCCGCTCCGGCCTGCTGCTGTCGGGTGCTGCCGTCGCGCTGCTGGCAGGCAACGATGCGCTCGCGGCCCAGGCCGGCGGCGATGCAGCGAGCGATGCGCAGATCCTCAACACCGCGCTCGGGTCGGAGCTCGAGGCCATCGCGGCCTATCAGGTCGGGGCCGAGAGCAAATTACTCGACAAGCCGGTGCTCGATCTGGCCCTGACCTTCCAGGGCCACCACCGGGCCCATGCCGCGTTGCTCGCGGCGACCGTGGAGAAGCTCGGCGGAAAGGCCGTGAGCGCCAAGGCGAAATACGACTTTCCGACCTCGCAGCTGAAGTCGCAGGCCGACGTGCTGCGCTTCGCCGCCAAGCTGGAGCAAGGCGCCGTCAGCGCCTACCTGGGTGCAGTGCCGATGTTCGACGACCGTGCGCTGGCCAAGGCGGCGGCGAGCATCCTCGGCGACGAGGCCATGCACTGGGCGGTGCTGCGCAACGCGCTCGGCGAGGCACCGGTGCCCGGGGCTTTCATGGCCTGA
- a CDS encoding patatin-like phospholipase family protein yields the protein MDEAIRKLVTARREALSGADDGRRPWGLALSGGGIRSATFCLGLLKSLAARRQLLEFDLVSTVSGGGYIGATLGRLCTNAKSAEEVREIERAFGDVDRARFGWWLRGNGRYLIPGGLRDTLFAGALYLRNLLGTHIEIAIAASLIGMVLAAINLVLWDSVFRAVDLNSVPPDSVVGVSDLGSVHSLRLLVQWATQWPTLWFTLVGPFIASIVLACAYWSVRDRRSTVSMLLQVGMWCALAAGACWVGPQLVRHYSGPGWPAPAFVGFASCWVLALLWVLWRSRKRSPAQLRNDLTDALASVINTALLIVMLGLLDRVGWWIAAESQDMRASYGAALLLVAAALRGVLPMMLSQKQQAPGIGKTLMLSIASLAGLLLAFCLAAWWVGVVYAATLLPVFTPSGLDFSRGWVWLGTIFVIVFSYALVTGRNFGFLNVSSLHMFYKARIVRGYLGAANARRLGASPTEQVSGLEPPQVPVGEVDPQDDISQLHYAPHLHGGPVHLANVCINQTHDTKQKLFNRDRRSLPLTIGPQGWMQAGGAGWAQARGDGALTLGAWTAISGAAFAPGLGRLTKRGIAALSVFAGLRLGYWWNSAEAGIVQRGAAVHGSPLLMKTRFMLLECFGVFPGSSSANWYLSDGGHFENTGAYTLLRQEAALIVVADCGADPDYRFCDLEILIRRARIDLNAEITFMKPRPDADWAHLGAFGSLNDLASTQSQACLALAQVRYASGATGQIVLVKPNVSAALPVDLVNFKAANPLFPQQPTTDQFFDEAQWESYFRLGAEIGTRLEGDMLAQVAAGAPGMFVPDDGQPQPIMKAAPTGDGKAPDKDSATAAAVGSMSRLQARVMRAGAVTASVGIGTAATFAVAAWQGIDSWRAQRAETEKAENSSFKELTEHWARLQASASNSEASAQLAAELLRTGDLLCREGRDNFMAKFRLSVRIVDDAKQACARAPAEQRTPACARLLDAGNGIDCLQPAQAPPCAPRYWARDYTGQVGSKQNCSGILPAPWPAVVWLRDRIRDVGPDEVPIGSAPPAAGPAVQPYPNAAPGPGVEPSNGTEAPPPPPPPPAADICAGTVVYIQLYGPALRDRARSWRGPWRTLGASVPPLEDVLSTSRRAGRSPPVGHPEPTIIIRDEKTRPCAEALIQTAASPTGQPWAIKLRPQGGAETKNNIEVWLPRTGGPLAN from the coding sequence ATGGACGAAGCGATCCGCAAGCTGGTCACGGCCCGCCGCGAGGCGCTCTCGGGGGCCGATGACGGCAGGCGGCCGTGGGGCCTGGCGCTGTCGGGCGGCGGCATCCGCAGCGCGACCTTCTGCCTCGGCCTGCTCAAGTCGCTGGCCGCGCGCCGGCAACTGCTCGAGTTCGACCTGGTCTCCACGGTCTCGGGCGGCGGCTACATCGGCGCCACGCTGGGACGGCTGTGCACCAACGCGAAATCGGCCGAGGAGGTGCGCGAGATCGAGCGCGCCTTCGGCGACGTCGACCGCGCGCGTTTCGGCTGGTGGCTGCGCGGCAACGGCCGCTACCTGATCCCCGGGGGCCTGCGCGATACGCTGTTTGCAGGTGCGCTCTACCTGCGCAACCTGCTGGGCACGCACATCGAGATCGCGATCGCCGCCAGCCTGATCGGCATGGTGCTGGCCGCCATCAACCTGGTGCTGTGGGACTCGGTGTTCCGAGCGGTCGACCTCAACAGCGTGCCGCCCGACTCGGTGGTCGGCGTCAGCGACCTGGGCAGCGTGCATTCGCTGCGCCTCCTGGTGCAGTGGGCGACGCAATGGCCGACGCTGTGGTTCACGCTGGTGGGGCCCTTCATCGCCTCGATCGTGCTGGCCTGTGCCTATTGGTCGGTACGCGACCGGAGATCCACGGTATCGATGCTGCTGCAGGTGGGGATGTGGTGTGCACTCGCCGCAGGGGCCTGCTGGGTCGGACCGCAGTTGGTCCGCCACTACAGCGGGCCGGGATGGCCGGCCCCGGCGTTCGTGGGCTTCGCATCGTGCTGGGTGCTCGCGCTGCTGTGGGTGCTGTGGCGCAGCCGGAAACGTTCGCCCGCGCAGTTGCGCAACGACCTGACCGACGCGCTCGCTTCGGTGATCAACACCGCGCTGCTGATCGTGATGCTGGGCCTGCTCGACCGGGTCGGATGGTGGATCGCAGCCGAGAGCCAAGACATGCGTGCCTCCTACGGCGCCGCCTTGCTGCTGGTGGCGGCGGCGCTGCGCGGCGTGCTGCCGATGATGCTGTCTCAGAAGCAGCAGGCACCCGGCATCGGCAAGACGCTGATGCTCAGCATTGCGAGCCTGGCAGGCTTGCTGCTGGCCTTCTGCCTCGCGGCCTGGTGGGTGGGCGTGGTGTATGCGGCGACGCTGCTGCCGGTGTTCACGCCGTCCGGGTTGGACTTCTCGCGCGGCTGGGTCTGGCTGGGCACGATTTTCGTCATCGTCTTCAGCTACGCGCTGGTGACGGGGCGCAACTTCGGCTTCCTCAACGTCTCCTCGCTGCACATGTTCTACAAGGCGCGGATCGTGCGCGGCTACCTGGGCGCGGCCAACGCACGCCGCCTCGGCGCAAGCCCGACGGAGCAGGTCTCGGGGCTCGAGCCGCCGCAGGTGCCGGTCGGCGAGGTCGACCCGCAGGACGACATCTCCCAGCTCCACTATGCGCCGCACCTGCACGGCGGTCCGGTGCACCTGGCCAACGTCTGCATCAACCAGACGCACGACACCAAGCAGAAGCTCTTCAACCGCGACCGGCGCAGCCTGCCGCTGACCATCGGTCCACAGGGCTGGATGCAGGCCGGCGGCGCGGGCTGGGCGCAGGCGCGCGGCGATGGCGCGCTCACCCTGGGCGCATGGACCGCGATCTCGGGCGCAGCCTTCGCGCCCGGCCTCGGCCGCCTGACCAAGCGCGGCATTGCGGCGTTGTCGGTCTTCGCCGGCCTGCGCCTGGGCTACTGGTGGAACAGTGCCGAAGCGGGCATCGTGCAGCGCGGTGCCGCGGTGCATGGCAGCCCGCTGCTGATGAAGACGCGCTTCATGCTGCTCGAATGCTTCGGCGTCTTTCCCGGCAGCAGCTCCGCCAACTGGTACCTGAGCGACGGCGGCCACTTCGAGAACACCGGCGCCTACACGCTGCTGCGCCAGGAGGCCGCGCTGATCGTGGTCGCCGATTGCGGCGCCGACCCGGACTACCGGTTCTGCGATCTGGAGATCTTGATTCGCCGCGCGCGCATCGACCTCAATGCCGAAATCACCTTCATGAAGCCGCGGCCCGACGCCGACTGGGCGCACCTGGGCGCCTTCGGTTCCCTCAACGACCTGGCCTCGACCCAGAGCCAGGCTTGCCTGGCGCTGGCGCAGGTGCGCTATGCCAGCGGGGCGACCGGGCAGATCGTGCTGGTCAAGCCCAATGTTTCGGCTGCCCTGCCGGTGGACCTGGTGAACTTCAAGGCCGCCAATCCGCTGTTCCCGCAGCAGCCCACCACCGACCAGTTCTTCGACGAGGCGCAGTGGGAAAGCTATTTCCGCCTCGGTGCCGAGATCGGCACGCGCCTCGAGGGCGACATGCTGGCGCAGGTGGCGGCGGGCGCCCCCGGCATGTTCGTGCCGGATGACGGGCAGCCGCAGCCAATCATGAAGGCCGCTCCGACGGGCGACGGCAAGGCGCCGGACAAGGACAGCGCCACCGCGGCCGCCGTGGGGTCGATGAGCCGACTGCAGGCACGCGTGATGCGGGCGGGCGCGGTGACCGCCTCTGTCGGCATCGGGACCGCCGCGACCTTCGCCGTCGCGGCCTGGCAGGGCATCGACAGCTGGCGCGCGCAGCGGGCCGAGACGGAGAAGGCAGAGAACAGCTCCTTCAAGGAACTGACCGAGCACTGGGCCCGCCTGCAGGCGAGCGCATCGAACAGCGAGGCGTCCGCCCAGTTGGCCGCCGAACTGCTGCGCACTGGCGACCTGCTGTGCCGCGAAGGGCGCGACAACTTCATGGCCAAGTTCCGGCTCTCGGTGCGTATCGTGGATGACGCCAAGCAGGCCTGCGCCAGGGCGCCCGCCGAGCAGCGTACGCCGGCCTGCGCGCGCCTGCTCGATGCAGGCAACGGCATCGACTGCCTGCAGCCCGCGCAGGCGCCGCCCTGCGCGCCGCGCTACTGGGCCCGCGACTACACCGGCCAGGTCGGCTCCAAGCAGAACTGCAGCGGCATCCTGCCCGCGCCCTGGCCCGCGGTGGTGTGGCTGCGCGACCGCATCCGGGACGTGGGCCCGGACGAGGTGCCGATCGGATCGGCCCCGCCCGCGGCCGGTCCCGCAGTGCAACCCTATCCGAACGCTGCCCCCGGCCCGGGCGTCGAGCCCTCGAACGGGACCGAAGCGCCCCCGCCGCCGCCGCCACCGCCTGCCGCCGACATCTGCGCTGGCACGGTGGTCTACATCCAGCTCTACGGTCCCGCGCTGCGCGACCGGGCGCGCAGCTGGCGCGGCCCTTGGCGCACGCTGGGCGCCTCGGTGCCGCCCCTCGAAGATGTGCTGAGCACCTCGCGCCGGGCCGGGCGCTCGCCGCCGGTCGGCCATCCGGAGCCGACCATCATCATCCGCGACGAGAAGACCCGGCCCTGCGCCGAGGCACTGATCCAGACCGCTGCCTCGCCGACGGGCCAGCCCTGGGCGATCAAACTGCGACCGCAGGGCGGCGCCGAGACGAAGAACAACATCGAAGTGTGGCTGCCGCGCACCGGCGGGCCACTGGCGAACTGA
- a CDS encoding MBL fold metallo-hydrolase produces the protein MTTALLCKSLILAAAFGLVAGCASTASSACETPYAASPQFKDCGFQNLPNPQALPSASAWKIWSRFLGGTKTGTVPVDPIPVQALDPAQLEALDRDANHVIRLGHSSHLLKLRGKYWLIDPVFGERASPFSFIGPKRFHKPPLRLEQLPPIEGLILSHDHYDHLDVPTIEYLAQRVQRYFVPLGVRARLLEMGVPPERVAEFDWWQATEHEGVRLTAAPAQHFSGRTLTDRNKTLWASWIVESGGQRIFYSGDSGYFSGFRQIGERFGGFDLALMENGAYDAYWPAVHMTPEESVRAFEDLRGKVLYVVHNSTFDLAFHTWHDPLDRIAKLAQTKKIDLATPVIGEVLTVGRPRANALWWEGLR, from the coding sequence ATGACCACCGCCCTCCTCTGCAAGAGCCTCATCCTGGCCGCGGCCTTCGGGCTGGTCGCCGGCTGCGCAAGCACCGCGAGCAGCGCCTGCGAGACGCCCTACGCGGCTTCCCCGCAGTTCAAGGACTGCGGCTTCCAGAACCTGCCCAACCCCCAGGCCCTGCCCTCGGCCAGTGCATGGAAGATCTGGTCGCGCTTCCTGGGCGGCACCAAGACCGGGACCGTGCCAGTCGATCCGATCCCTGTGCAGGCGCTCGACCCGGCGCAGCTCGAAGCACTGGACCGCGACGCCAACCACGTGATCCGCCTCGGCCATTCCTCGCACCTGCTCAAGCTGCGCGGCAAGTACTGGCTGATCGATCCGGTGTTCGGTGAGCGCGCCTCGCCCTTCTCGTTCATAGGGCCGAAGCGATTCCACAAGCCGCCACTGCGGCTCGAGCAGTTGCCGCCCATCGAGGGCCTGATCCTTTCGCACGACCACTACGACCACCTCGACGTGCCGACCATCGAGTACCTGGCGCAGCGCGTGCAGCGCTACTTCGTCCCGTTGGGCGTGCGTGCCCGCCTGCTGGAGATGGGCGTGCCGCCCGAGCGCGTGGCCGAGTTCGACTGGTGGCAGGCCACCGAGCACGAGGGAGTACGGCTCACGGCCGCGCCGGCCCAGCATTTCTCGGGCCGCACGCTCACCGACCGCAACAAGACGCTCTGGGCTTCGTGGATCGTCGAGAGCGGCGGCCAGCGCATCTTCTACAGCGGCGACTCGGGCTATTTCTCGGGCTTCCGCCAGATCGGCGAGCGCTTCGGCGGCTTCGACCTGGCGTTGATGGAGAACGGCGCCTACGACGCCTACTGGCCCGCGGTCCACATGACGCCCGAAGAGAGCGTGCGTGCCTTCGAGGACCTGCGCGGCAAGGTGCTGTACGTGGTGCACAACAGCACCTTCGACCTCGCCTTCCACACGTGGCACGATCCGCTGGACCGCATCGCGAAGCTGGCGCAGACGAAGAAGATCGACCTTGCGACGCCGGTGATCGGGGAGGTGCTGACGGTCGGAAGGCCGCGCGCCAATGCGCTTTGGTGGGAAGGGCTCAGGTAG
- the parC gene encoding DNA topoisomerase IV subunit A: protein MDSQPPLDFQNPEEDGALTLADYAQTAYLEYALSVVKGRALPDVSDGQKPVQRRILYSMSRMGLGFGGANGTVGAKPVKSARVVGDVLGRFHPHGDQAAYDALVRMAQDFSQRYPLVDGQGNFGSRDGDGAAAMRYTEARLSRITSLLLDEIDEGTVDFIPNYDGSTEEPRLLPARLPFTLLNGASGIAVGLATEIPSHNLREIADACVALIKTNGKLSDEELLALVPGPDYPGGAQIISGPADIAEAYRTGRGSLKVRARWKIEELARGQWQLVVNELPPGVSTQKVLEEIEELTNPKVRAGKKALTAEQTQLKAAVLAVLDVVRDESSKDAPVRLVFEPKTSRISQEEFITTLLAQTSLENSAPINLTMVGIDGKPTQKSLRQMLNEWIAFREITVERRSRHRLGKVQDRIHILEGRQLVLLNIDEVIAIIRAAEDPKAALIARFELSERQAEDILEIRLRQLARLEAIKIEQELKGLREEQKKLEDILASPAALRRLLVKEIEADAKSFEDPRRTLIQAEKRAVAEVRVVDEPVTVIVSQKGWVRTQKGWASERAAGAAAPEYSFKSGDALYGAFECRSVDTLLVFGTAKDKSVRVYSVAVASLPGGRGDGQPVTTLIDLDSGTHVAHYFAGPSGAALLLSNTGGYGFIASVENMISRQRGGKAFIDVGEGEQLCRPSLVGGASGAEPMPAATHVACASTGGRILTFEILEMKALPKGGRGLTLIDLDAKDTLAGAAAYTRSVKIEGIGRGGKEREETLEIRSLNNARGSRARKGKAADLGFKPTSVVRVL, encoded by the coding sequence ATGGATTCCCAACCGCCCCTCGATTTCCAGAACCCCGAAGAGGACGGGGCCCTCACGCTGGCCGATTACGCGCAGACCGCGTACCTCGAATACGCGCTTTCGGTCGTCAAGGGCCGCGCGCTGCCAGATGTCAGCGACGGCCAGAAGCCGGTGCAGCGGCGCATCCTCTACTCGATGTCGCGCATGGGCCTCGGCTTCGGGGGCGCCAACGGCACCGTCGGCGCCAAGCCGGTCAAGAGCGCCCGCGTGGTCGGCGACGTGCTGGGCCGCTTCCACCCCCACGGCGACCAGGCCGCCTACGACGCGCTGGTGCGCATGGCCCAGGATTTCTCGCAGCGCTATCCGCTGGTCGACGGCCAGGGCAACTTCGGCAGCCGCGACGGTGACGGCGCCGCGGCCATGCGCTACACCGAGGCGCGGCTGTCGCGCATCACCAGCCTGCTGCTCGACGAAATCGACGAGGGCACGGTCGACTTCATTCCCAACTACGACGGGTCCACCGAAGAGCCGCGCCTGCTGCCCGCGCGGCTGCCCTTCACGCTGCTCAACGGCGCCAGCGGCATCGCGGTCGGCCTGGCCACCGAGATCCCCAGCCACAACCTGCGCGAGATCGCCGACGCGTGCGTGGCGCTCATCAAGACCAACGGCAAGCTTTCCGACGAGGAACTGCTTGCGCTCGTGCCCGGCCCCGACTATCCCGGCGGCGCGCAGATCATCAGCGGCCCGGCGGACATCGCCGAGGCCTACCGAACGGGCCGCGGCTCGCTCAAGGTGCGCGCGCGCTGGAAGATCGAGGAACTCGCGCGCGGCCAGTGGCAACTGGTCGTCAACGAACTGCCGCCCGGCGTCAGCACGCAGAAGGTGCTGGAGGAAATCGAGGAGCTCACCAACCCCAAGGTCCGTGCCGGCAAGAAGGCGCTGACGGCCGAGCAGACCCAGCTCAAGGCGGCCGTGCTCGCGGTGCTCGACGTGGTGCGCGACGAGTCGAGCAAGGACGCGCCGGTACGCCTGGTCTTCGAGCCCAAGACCTCGCGCATCAGCCAGGAGGAGTTCATCACCACACTGCTGGCGCAGACCTCCCTGGAGAACTCGGCCCCCATCAATCTCACCATGGTGGGCATCGACGGCAAGCCGACGCAGAAGTCGCTGCGCCAGATGCTCAACGAGTGGATCGCCTTCCGCGAGATCACGGTGGAGCGCCGCTCGCGCCATCGGCTCGGCAAGGTGCAGGACCGCATCCACATCCTGGAGGGCCGGCAGCTGGTGCTGCTCAACATCGACGAGGTGATCGCGATCATCCGCGCCGCGGAGGATCCGAAGGCTGCGCTGATCGCGCGCTTCGAGCTCAGCGAGCGGCAGGCCGAAGACATCCTCGAGATCCGGCTGCGCCAGCTGGCACGGCTGGAGGCGATCAAGATCGAGCAGGAGCTCAAGGGCTTGCGCGAGGAGCAGAAGAAGCTCGAGGACATCCTCGCCAGTCCGGCCGCACTGCGCCGCCTGCTGGTCAAGGAGATCGAGGCCGACGCGAAGAGCTTCGAGGACCCGCGCCGCACGCTGATCCAGGCCGAGAAGCGCGCCGTGGCCGAGGTGCGCGTGGTCGACGAGCCGGTGACGGTGATCGTCTCGCAGAAGGGCTGGGTGCGCACGCAAAAGGGCTGGGCCAGCGAGCGCGCGGCCGGCGCCGCTGCGCCCGAGTACAGCTTCAAGTCCGGCGACGCGCTCTACGGCGCCTTCGAGTGCCGTTCGGTCGACACGCTGCTGGTCTTCGGCACCGCCAAAGACAAGAGCGTTCGCGTCTACAGCGTGGCCGTGGCGTCGCTGCCGGGTGGGCGCGGCGACGGCCAGCCGGTAACCACGCTGATCGACCTCGACAGCGGCACGCACGTCGCGCACTACTTCGCGGGGCCATCCGGCGCTGCGCTGCTGTTGTCCAATACGGGCGGCTACGGCTTCATCGCCTCGGTCGAGAACATGATCTCGCGCCAACGCGGCGGCAAGGCCTTCATCGATGTGGGCGAGGGCGAGCAGCTGTGCCGGCCCTCGCTGGTGGGCGGGGCGAGCGGTGCCGAGCCGATGCCGGCGGCCACCCACGTCGCCTGTGCTTCGACGGGCGGGCGCATCCTGACCTTCGAGATCCTGGAGATGAAGGCGCTACCGAAGGGCGGCCGCGGGCTCACGCTGATCGACCTCGATGCCAAGGACACGCTGGCCGGCGCCGCCGCCTATACGCGCAGCGTGAAGATCGAAGGCATCGGCCGCGGCGGCAAGGAACGCGAGGAGACGCTGGAGATCCGCAGCCTCAACAACGCGCGCGGCAGCCGTGCGCGCAAGGGCAAGGCGGCGGACCTGGGCTTCAAGCCGACCAGTGTCGTGCGCGTGCTCTGA